The Sebastes fasciatus isolate fSebFas1 chromosome 22, fSebFas1.pri, whole genome shotgun sequence genome includes the window TCTGTCTGATTCTGCACTGGTCACTGGAGACGACGGGCAGGATGTCTGGGATGAAGTGAGCCACTCTGCAGAGGGAAAGGAAAGAGGTGACAtgggagagaggacaggaaaggaaaagaaaaaggtgacataggagagaggacaggaaaggaaaagaaaaaggtgaCATAAGAGAAAGGAAGGTGAAGGTAGACCCCAAAGTGTTCTCACCTGTCTCCCCCCAGGTAAACCCCAAAGTGAGTGAACAGAGTCCTGGGAACCTCCAGCAGGTCTCCCCTCCTCAGAGACAGCTCGTTCTTCCTGTCTGTCcgtccctcttcctcctcctcctcctcctcctcctcctcctcccttggCCTGGGTCTCGGTgtggagatgaagagcagagcgagcagctgcagaggaaacatggtgacaggaagaggagaagaaggagaataaGAATAAGGACAAGGAGAGCGAGGCCGTCTCCTTATAGTTGGGTTCACTCTCAGAGTGGGAGGGGCTCAGAGGGGATTAGTGAACGCTGCCCGGGCTTCTCCAGGCTGCTCCAGGCTGCTCCAGGAAACTCCAGGATCAGCATTTCTTAAATTCTGCCAACCAATGAGTCCAAAAAGAAGGATTATGTCAAAGTGAATATTGTCTCCAACACACCTGGTGGACAGGTGTGGTAGACGATGGCAGTATGCGCAtcgtttactgaagtaaaagtagtaataccacgatttaaaaatactctgttacaagtaaaagtcctggaTTGTATTAATCATTGAAATacaatgtaacaaaaaaaagtataaaaaaagtatatatatatatataatcataaaaaattataaaaatataaggtaaaataaaataaaatgtaatatattaaaacaaaataaaaataaagaatgtattaaaatgaaattaatgaaattataaattaagttaaacaaaattacaaaatgtatttaaataaaataaaaaagtaatacaaaattgatcaaataaaatacaaacaaatcaaaaatgaaataaaataaataaaaatgtaataaaataaaacatgttataaAACAAAATTTATAAcataaaatctaaaataaaataaataaatgtaataaaataatacatgtattaaaataaaattaatgcaataaaaatgcaataaaataaaaaatgtgttaaataaaattaatgaaataaaaatgtattaaaatacaaaatgtaataaaactaaattaataaaataaaatctaaaaaatctaaatgaaataaaaagtgtaataaaactaaattaatcaaattaaatataaaatctaaaatgacataaaagaaataaaaatgtaataaaataaaaagcgtaataaaacaaaatccataaaattaaatataaaaatctaaaatgaaataaaataaataagaatgtaataaaataaagtgtaataaaacaaaattaaatataaaaatctaaaatgaaataaaataaataagaatttaataaaataaagtgtataaaacaaaattaataatattaaatctaaaatgaaataaaataaataagaatgtaattcaataaaaagtgtaataaaacaaaattcataaaattaaatctaaaaatctaaaatgaaataaaataaaaagtgtaatGAAAAACATTATCAATAAAATTCCTCTTTTTGTTCTTATATTTTATCATATCTGGATTTAGGATTTTCTGCAATGAAGTAAGAAAAATGGAAAGGTGCATGTGTCCTGCAAGTACACATGGGAAATATAGTCCGAGCTCTAGATGACATGTTGTTGTAGTTCCTACAGTGTGCCAGTAGATGGAGCTAAAGGTTGCAGATCACCGGACGACTGAAACCTTCAGTATATGATTATAACATTTACTGTTCACTATATCATACAAGTTAAAGAATCCTTTCATCATTATATTAAGTATTTTATAGAGTGctaatatctttatttattaattctcTTTATATACCAAAGAgcagaaaaaagaaatgtatttatgtctATTCTTCTGAAGTAAATGCagtttaatatatattaattacaatatatttaaaCTGCGTTTATCTTTTCAGCTTTATGTTGCTTTCTATGGCTCAAATAAATggattttatttgctttattattattatatttgaatGTGATTTGAGATTCTGTTTGAATCAGATTTTTCAGATATTATTGGTACGATTTTCtcagtattttgtatttttttttacgtcAAACGCTGattaaaaatcataattttgtTAAAATGAAGGTAAAGtttaaagaagagaaagaaaatgtgaattGGGAGCTCCAGATTGTAGTAACGTAAAGtactgatgctgatgatgagcTGTTTGTTGACCAAAAACAATCAACGAGAATCACAGAAAGCGCTGAGTCCACTCCCTTTATTCACACAGAAAACACGTATAAAGGGTTACAGcgtcttaaaaaataaattctgtACAAAAGTTTGTGAGCGTTGGAAACAATCAGGTCGAGAAGGATATCTACAGATATTTACACAAGAGCCTCTTTGGTCAGAGTTTAGAGTCGGAGCATTCAGCGGTTTGAAGGTCGTCTGTTGAGAAGCAGCCTGCTAACtaccctcttcttcttcttcctcttcttcttctgctcacTCTCATCAAACAGGAAATCACGTCCGGATGGTGCAGCAGTCCCTGTTGAGTCATCAGCAATAACACGTGGGAGGACAGTCAACTACTTCCTGTTTGTCAGTCGTCCAACATGGCGACTCAGCCCGCAGTTAGCCGGCCGGCGGTGAATGAGTGTCGTCCTGCAGCTTCTAGCAGGCCATCCACAGGGTGAAGGGGATGAGGAGGGAAGGCAAGGCGGTGCTGCAGGAGATCCCCAAACACGCCATGGACAGAAGTCCCAGCAGCGCCGTCAGGACGACGTTACGCTGGTCCCGGATCAGCGACTTCAGCCACTCACAGAACTGGAAGAAGGggaaattatattaatataaaatatgtagggctgtcaatcaactaaaagAGTAAATcccatttttgatctgttctaaatgaaccttaaagggagatttgtcaaatatgtaatactcttatcaacatgggagaggacaaatatgttgctttatgcaaacgtatgtatatatttatgaatgGAAATCAAACAGCCCTAGTTattgtctttgttttctgttaattattaattcccttatttattaactcttctgtttaatttttcccttttatttattaatgtatttatttgtattaatttaaaagtgcatttatttgtatagttttgcatttattttttatttatattatatctattattaaatatatatttatttatatatatctttttattttaaaatgtatgtatgtatttatttattgatatttattttaaaatgtatttatttatttttgcatttatcttatatttattattaaatgtatgtatttttttttaaatttatttatttatttttgcatttatttttcatttatctcatatttattattaaatgtatgtatttatttaatttttaaatgttttttttatttttgtatttattatttatttatgtatttatttttattctaaaatgtatttatttatttttgcatttatttcatatttgtttttaaatgtatgtatgtatttatttatgtatttattttaattgtctcAAAGAATATCAGTTGGCTCAATCTCATCCAGCACAAATTGGGACAAATGATGAATGAAAACAATCCTAACTCAAGGTTCCCTTACAAGgtttttctggagcttttgactAACAAGTAGTTCAAGAAGGAACTTTGATGTTTAACCTTTAAACTAACAAATGAGcagctgatgaagaccatgtgatACGGACGCTACTTCTATCAAACCTTTACTAATAACTAGGAAAAGAACCGGGAATCGAATTGAGCTGTTGTTCATTTTCCTGTGGGGTCCCCCGAGGCCCCGAGGTCCCGGTGAGAGCTCCTGTCGTCCCCCCTGTCCCCCCCGTCCCCCTCTCTCTAATGAAGGCTGCCAGACTGCAGGCAGGTCAGATGTTTAGGTTAGCAAGTATAGGAAGTGAAACTCGATCAGAGAAAACTCTCGCTGCTGCAGGACGGCGAAGCGCGCCACGCCCCCTCACCCCCCCTTTAGAGCTTTAGCTCtgctgtctagctctgcttctcctgtcaatgtgttattaagcaggagacccgtgttttgTTTAGTACGTTttatttgtgacgtgttttccgtagttgtttccgtacgtgttttactttgttcacgtatttattttaagcccaaccgtgatgtTTTCTCCTAACCAGCTGCTTTTCTGTCCGAAACCAAACAAAGTAGTTTCcggtgaagacggaagtttattttgaaaagaccgtgTGCACGTAACGAGCGTGTTGCTGGActttcgtaggaaaacaaacgaCAAAGGAGGAATAACTCTTTGGTAAAGATATCACAGGAACCGTTGTCAGAGAGAATACGCTGCTCTGTTTCCAAATGAAGACCAAGATGGTGGCGACTCAGAAAGGTTCCAATCTGTTTTGAATCCGACAGAATCCGGTTAGAAGAGTCTTCGAGGATTCTGGAAACACCATCGGAGCAGATTTCAGGGTCTGTCAGAGAAACTGCTAGTTGCCTCTGTGACCCGAATGTATGCTAATAGATGAGAGCCACAAACTGgagccctcctcctccatcatcatcatcatcagtctgACTCGGCTGCTGTTTGGTTTCTGGCAGGCGGCTCCGGTCTGAATGCAGCTCTTGTTCTCAGGAGTTTTCCGAGGAGCGACCCAGATTTTCCTCTCGTTTAAAAAACAGAACCGCTGGCCCCTTAAAGCtgcgaggaggagggaggaggagtttGGCCTCtttgtttttaaacttttatcaCCTGAAATGTTCAATCTTCATCTGAAAACCGCACTACTTTATCACATCTGCTTGGAGAAACATCTGGTGACTTTTagagtgttgtttttttttaaattttattaaaGTTAATTATGTCCCAACTTGTGGTTTCCTGTGGTCCAATTCAGACGTCATCATTTAGCCTActattataatgtatttattatctgaTGTTTTGGTGAgccatgttttcattttcattcttcTGTGCTCCCTAAAAACTGAACACATTTTAAAGACCTGGTGCAGAAAATAAAAGCACCTCCCGGATCTGAACAGCAGCCTGAAATTACAACGTAAACCAGAACAGAACAAGCTTTCTGCATTTTACGAGGCTGCTGCACAGAGACCTCCTGCAGCAGGACTCTCTGTCAGAGCTCGTGTGGCACGTAAAAGCGCAGATGTATTCCCGTGAAAGTGTAGCTTCACTAGAAAATGTGCAGAGGATTTAGATGcaaagttaaaggtcccatatcgtgctcattttcaggttcatacttgtattttgtgtttctactagaacatgtttacatgctgtaatgttaaaaaaaaactttattttcctcatattgtctgcctgaatattcctgtatttaccctctgtctgaaacgctccgttttagtgcattttttacaatatgggacctttaaagtcctGAATTCAGAATCAACTGGTGGtggttctgaaaaaaagtcagaaaaatgtcccaaaaaaagaaTCAGAAAAATCgccaaaaagataaaaaaaaataagtcagaaaaatgtctaaaaaaagtacaaaaaatgtctaaaaaaagtcagaaaaatgtctaaataaagttaaaaaaaaacaaagtcagaaaaacgtctaaaaaaagtcagaaaaatgtccaacaaaaaaaatctgaaaaacgtctaaaaaaagtaaaaaaacaaaaaaaacaaaacaaagacagaaaaatgtccaaaaaaagtcagaaaaatgtccaacaaaaaaaaagtcagaaaaaagtcaaaaaaaaaaaaaaagtcagaaaaatgtctaaaacaaAGTCAGAAATGTCCaacaaaagaaaagtcagaaaaatgtccaataaaagtaaaaaaaaaaaaagtcagaaaaaagtaaaaaaagaaaatcagaaaaatgtccaaaaaagtcagaaaaaagtaaaaaaaaaaaaagaaatctgaaaaatttccaaaaaagtcagaaaattgtctaaaaaaagtcagaaaaaagtcagaaaaaaaaaaaaagaaagtcagaaaaatgtcaaaaaagttaaaaaaaaaaaaaaaatttgaaaaatgtctaaaaaaaagttaaaaaaaaataatttaaaaaagtcagaaaaaagtacaaataaaaatctgaaaaatgtccaaaaaaagtcaaataaatgtctaaaacaaagtcagaaaaatgtccaacaaaaaaaagtcagaaaaatgtctataaaaagtcagaaaaatttccaaagaaagtcagaaaaaggtctaaaaaaagtcaaaatttctttattttcctgtacccattcctgttttaatctcttattttcacaaaaagccCTTTTGGGAAAAggtgttgcaaattagcatcCTATCCATAAGCACActatgatactggcatcagatagctgtttttaaggcaaggcagctttatttgtagagcacatttcagcaacagggcaattcaaagtgctttacataaacatacaagatcattgcgacaaagtgcaaaagaacattaagacataattaaaacagttataaaaacataaaaacattaaagattagaaaataaaaacaagctaaaaataaaagctaggatagaagctaaaatagaataaaacactagggagtaaaagctctagttcagtataagatcattatctggtttaataaaaggcagcagcagcaaacaggaaagtttgaagctttgatttaaaagaactcagagttgtagcggtcctgcaggtttctgggagcttgttccagatatttggtgcataaaaactgaacgctgcttctgcatgtttagttctgactctgaggacactaagcagacctgatccagatgacctgagaggtctggatggttcagaacacagcagaagatcagaaatgtgttttggccctaaaccatttagtgctttgtaaaccagcaggagtatttcaGTTGTCTATGTACATTGTTTTGGTCCCTATGAAATAAACCATGAATGAACCTCTGCGCGTAAAAGCTACATCAAAGCATGCGCCTCCAACCGCGTGCGTGAAAGCGCGTAAAAGCTGGTGCACCGTGTTTCTCACCTGGTCGGTCTGCAGACTCTGAGCGGTTCCGTAGCGGCAGAAGGTGACGAAGTGCTCGCAGTTGTTCCACAGCAGACTGTAGTTCACAGAACCGACCAGCAGCTCAGCCCGCCGGGCCACCTCCTCTCCGGGCAGCGGGCTGCAGCTCCGGTCCACCACCCGGTcctggtccaggtccaggtccatgGTCCGGTCCATGGTCCGGTCCACTGTCCGGTCCATGGAGTTCAACAGGATCCCGGCTCCGTACGCGAAGTCCTCCACGGAGTCCACCCGGATGGAGGCTCTCTTGGAGAGCACCCCGAGCAGCAGCCGGGTGTTGGTCACCATCTGCTGGACCTGCTGGCTGTCTCCGGGCAGCAGCAGCGGGAGAAAGTCCGGGATCAGGTGAGCCACCCGGTCCTCGCCCAGGTAGATGCCGAAGTGGGTGAAGAGCGTCCGCGGGACCTCCAGCAGGTCTCCGCGCTGGAACCGGACAGGAGGAGATCCAGCTCCAGGTCCAGTTGCTCCAGCTCCGGGTCCGGCTCCAGCGGGCTGCGGAGGAGCTTCATCCCGCTCAGAGCGCCTGATGAGCGGCTTCTCTGCGCGCTCTGAGCCGCCTGGAGGCAGCAGGCTGGACAGATGGAACTGAGCGAGGAGGAAGAGCTTCTCCAGGAGGAAGGTGAGCGTGTCCAACatgatgaagaaaagaaaacaccagagaagaagaacaactacagagagagacagaatgtGTCTGTGCGTCTGATTCCTGTCTTCtggtcctctccctctctctcctcttctgaagacttctcctcctccagggaggaagaggaggaggaggagaaccgCGTGACGTCATGATGAactggatgaggaggagagagactgacttcatgttttttgggttttttttgttgttgttttttttacatttatcatttgatattgcaatatattgtttttgatgtaattatttctttattgttttcttccattttcatgcatgttctttttaaatatctatatattgtaatttgcttaataaattgtatatatgtgtatatatatatgtttttgtttttattttgttctttttttaaaaaaaaaattatttattattgaactgacgctttggcaatattgttcacctaacAGTCATGTtaataaagcatattgaattgaaattgaattgaattgaattgagagagcggccggagggaacgggggagacgccggagctttggtcagagacgataatgtttctctctgcggagccccgtcacttcacaagacacgggaaacctctgttggtctggaggagctgcagcagttatttctgcacaaacgtccactgaacattcactagatattctcagagctaaactaactcttctgcagtgtggagtgagcagcatgcacgtgagaggtggagagagagagagagagaaggagcgcggtgtgtgagtgaaggcaggcagaggagcagaggagcagaggagcagagactccggtcctggagaccaaagctacggtctcccccgcgtcctccgaccgcggccagaatCAGAACGGAGTATTCAACACTACCGTGTTATAAACCGTGGTAATGCCGGTTACTTTGCAGGTCTGAACTCAAACACCGGTCCCCACAAAGATAgaagaacaacacacacacacacacacacactaagccaACCAAATGCACTCAGAATTTCCACCACagcaaatcacacacacacgcacgcaggcacgcacgcacgcacgcaggcaggcaggcacacacacacacacacacacacacacacacacacacacacacacacacacacacacagacgtgagTGTGGAGCATCATGGGAACTCTGCAGCGAGTGGTTGATACTCAAACGGAGCAATGCTGAGGTCACAGCGGTTCATCTTCCCCCAAAACCACCAAATggcttcacacacactgaactgcagacTCAGCTTTAAACAGAGACGACCGTCAGCGACCTAAAGCCTGACATGTCTTCTTCCACTAACACTCACTATAGAGCTACAAAGTCCATGTTCCTCCTGTCTGATAGAAACTACTCAGTTAAGTTCTGTCCATCCAAGCAGAGCTCCAACATCGTTCCCAGTTAGTCGTTCCCGAGTTcgaataagtaacagatatataaatatataatatataaatgtgtattCTGATTTTGAACCAGAAGAAAATCCAACAGAAAGGCTCCTCGTCTATTGGCGATGGTCAAAGGATAGAAAACTAATACTTCATCACAATGCAGCcgaagatgaagaagagaaCAGGAAGTCCAACCGTCTCAATGCTGCTGGAGGGACGCCACACCCCGAGCATTATGGGTAATTCACTGGTTCGCTACATTGAGGACTGAAGCTGCTTTTAACAAACTTCATTCACCCCCCTGCTGCCTTTTCTTCtttaaaagagaagaagaagaagaggaggatttTGGGGGATTAAGGGTTTAGATTATGGACCCCCCCGCTGACTGGTGTTGAATGACTGCAGGAGGATGAGATGTGTGTCGATGTGACCCCGACTGAGTGAAGACGGTGCTGATTGACAGCGTGAGAGgacggcgtgtgtgtgtgtgtgtgtgtgtgtgtgaatgctctCCAGCCGTTTGGGGAGGAAACATTTAGAGGATAAAACCTGCAGTTTATTCCAGACAAAAGATGGATTAACTTCCTGCTCACAGGTGATACTGCAGCAACACAAAAACACCCAAATCGGTCTAAACAGGGCTCAAGCTTTACTCTCAAGAgggacattttaggcaaagaaaataattaaatatatgtttggagccgcaaaacatgtgatcattgtgatgaaggtaacagtttatagtctaagtatatagaatataagtctaatgcagtgagggccaaggagacaatgtactacggagtattaggaccacattgagggaaaacacatctgagatttacagaataaagtcataacttgaatttactctcgtaatattacaactttcttttcacgtaaagttatgactttattctcgtaatattacaacttttttgcgtaatatttgtattttgctctttggccctcactgcattagacttatatactacaGTAGATACTTATATAGTATAGCAGTATATTAAAtatagactataagctgtgtctTTTGAatgtaaaggttgctgaccgaGCTGGAAAAAGTCTGCAGAAATCTAAAGATGAGATAATTATACGTTGGTCTTAACGAGGGATGTTTTCTGCTCTTGTACAGTCAAACTTTGGGAGtcctggtttgtttgtgtgtgtgcagacaaaagaggaataaaaagaaaagaataatgaGTGATGATATGTCATTTATCTCCCTTTATCCTccatgacagagagagagagagagagagagagagagagggagggagggagggagggagggaggtgaatGAGTCGCACAAAGGCGACGACGTCATGACAAACGATTCAGCAGCTTTCCCACTGATTAATGAACACTTGTTCCCATGCTGTCTGCATGTGATGAATGTTAATCACAATCCTTCATCCTCAGCTCGTCGTCAGACCGACGCTCAACCGCTTTTTGTGTTTGTGGGAAAACAAGTTTGTGTTTCATTAAAGGATCAGTTCGCCCAAATCATCTCCCCTCTAGTGGAGGcttcattttcctttttattttgagTTTATTCCTTCAAGGTTTtcagatttctgcctccacagAAGAGATGACTGGATTTAGTTGGTGCTGCTCATTAACAGTCACGTCTCTTTTCAGAAACTAGACTGAGAAAGAATCCAGTTTAAAGCTAAATGAGTTAAGGTTTATTCATTTCTATTGTTGACAGCAGGTTTGTCTGGAgcagggctcagcaacctttactatcagaagagccattttaggcaaaacatgtgatcattgggatgaaggtaacacagtttatagtctaagtatatagaatataagtctaatgcagtgagggccaaagagacaatgtactacggagtattagggccacattgagggaaaaacatctgagatttacagaataaagtcacaatgttacgagaataaagtcataactttacaagaaaataagaaaataagacgtaaaattactactttagaaacttatgactttattctcgtaatatcagatttct containing:
- the LOC141761012 gene encoding lecithin retinol acyltransferase-like, which produces MLDTLTFLLEKLFLLAQFHLSSLLPPGGSERAEKPLIRRSERDEAPPQPAGAGPGAGATGPGAGSPPVRFQRGDLLEVPRTLFTHFGIYLGEDRVAHLIPDFLPLLLPGDSQQVQQMVTNTRLLLGVLSKRASIRVDSVEDFAYGAGILLNSMDRTVDRTMDRTMDLDLDQDRVVDRSCSPLPGEEVARRAELLVGSVNYSLLWNNCEHFVTFCRYGTAQSLQTDQFCEWLKSLIRDQRNVVLTALLGLLSMACLGISCSTALPSLLIPFTLWMAC